The genomic window TATTTGAATCCTCCAATCTACTATCTCCCAATACGAATCCCACACCATCGCGCTCGTAAACGGCAACCCGGGATTGATCACCCCGGGAAGCCAACTGAACCATAGCCATAACGAACGGCCGTGATAATAAGACCATAACAGTTTCAATCGAGTTACCTACGTGAACGGCAAAACATACACAAGCAATAAGTTCGCCTCAAAAAGACGGTAACAAAATACAAACGCTACCAAGCAAGATAAAGGCAATAACAATAAGCCGACCAGGCGACCAATAAAGTATAAAGTTAATAGTTGCAACAAAGTATTCAACAAACCCATACAAAAGCCAAAGTTACAAGAGTTCATTTTCGGTGTCAACAATCTTGCAGTGCTGGATCGTTTTGAAGACCCCAATAGCCGACGTATCGAAGTCTggagccacgatcttcacctgaGCCTTCAGAGCCTCCTCGGTCATGAAGATCGcattcttcccttgctccttCGTCGCCTTGTGCTTCCTCTTAAGCTCGTCGACCTCGGCTTTAGCAGCTTTAGCCGACGAAACGGCCTGGTCGCGTTCCTTCTCCAAGGCTGCCACCCGACCCTGCGCGGCACTCAGCTGGCTCTCTAGGgtcatctcccgctcggttaAATGGGACACAGTCTCATCGGAAGCCTTCAATTTCTCCTCGGTAGACTCTGTTTTCTCCTCAGCAGCCTTGAGCTTTTTCCCCACCTCGGACAGCTGCCCCTGAAGCAGCTCGACTTGCACCTTGAAGTCATTGTTCGCCTTACCAGAAGATTCAAGCTTTCTTCGAAGAGCCTGCATTTCCGACAACTTGAACTCGGCCTTCTgagctatcacggccccacgGAGCAGCGTccgatacatccacctcgcctacCCCGCCAGGTCGATGCCAAGGAAATGTTCCTCCATGCCAGGGATCAGGTGGGAGTCGATGAAAGTCCCAGCATCAAAATTTTTCTCCATCACGATAAAGGTTCCTTCCGGGCTGGCAGATGCCCTCCGCCTCTTAGGAGTATGAATAAGTTCCACATCATCGTCATCTTGGCGGGTAGAGGACGAGTGTCCGGCAATGGCCGCCTCTTCGGGAGTGGGGGAAACCTGCACCCCGGCCGAATTCATTGCGGTATCTTGGGGAGAGGGCACGGCCTGATCCTTCTTCTCCTCGACAGGATCTTCAGACTTCCCGTCGACCTTCTCGTCCGTCTTCTCCTCGTCACTATCCTCTAAAAAGGTCTTAACCAAACCCTCGAGCCCTGTCACTGAAGCAGACATCTCTACTACAACAAAGAAACAAATGCGTCATTCGTGAAGTCGGAAAAAGCAAATTAAATGATAAGCAACACAAGAACACAAAGGCAAAATAGCTCACAAATATAATTCCGGGCGACCTCCCGGTCACCCATAAGGAGGTGTGGGTTCACGTGGTTTTTTTCCGAAAACCGCGAACAGCACGTCGGCAATCCTCTTATTTTCAGGGGACATCACCTTGTAGGTCACCTT from Arachis ipaensis cultivar K30076 chromosome B09, Araip1.1, whole genome shotgun sequence includes these protein-coding regions:
- the LOC107616003 gene encoding tropomyosin, smooth muscle/fibroblast CTM1-like produces the protein MYRTLLRGAVIAQKAEFKLSEMQALRRKLESSGKANNDFKVQVELLQGQLSEVGKKLKAAEEKTESTEEKLKASDETVSHLTEREMTLESQLSAAQGRVAALEKERDQAVSSAKAAKAEVDELKRKHKATKEQGKNAIFMTEEALKAQVKIVAPDFDTSAIGVFKTIQHCKIVDTENELL